A genome region from Conger conger chromosome 16, fConCon1.1, whole genome shotgun sequence includes the following:
- the LOC133114913 gene encoding interferon a3-like: MCMLKFWSICAVLLFLDHSLSLQCKWTQYKLGKLNAECIQLLTDMGGSFPAECLKENVKLMFPEGAYDTTSEPQNSDAASVAYDALRDVEKIFHNDMSSTSWDTEKLELLKNLLSRQTENLEQCVSTKMTSTGDGTRPSDDNGRLKPYFERLNTLLKEKGQSACAWEVVRKEVRHSLEKLQQFLERRKKQ, encoded by the exons atgtgtatgCTGAAGTTCTGGAGCATCTGCGCGGTTCTGCTCTTCTTGgaccactccctctcactgcaATGCAAATGGACGCAGTATAAACTGGGGAAACTAAATGCAGAATGCATTCAGCTTCTGACCGACATG GGCGGAAGTTTTCCAGCCGAGTGCCTGAAAGAAAACGTCAAACTCATGTTTCCAGAGGGTGCCTACGACACCACGAGCGAGCCTCAG aatTCTGATGCTGCATCAGTAGCATATGATGCTCTGAGAGACGTGGAAAAGATCTTCCATAATGACATGTCTTCCACATCTTGGGATACTGAAAAGCTCGAGCTCTTGAAAAATCTGCTGTCCCGTCAAACTGAAAACTTAGAGCAATGCGTAAGTAC CAAGATGACATCCACCGGGGATGGAACGCGTCCCTCAGACGACAACGGGAGGCTGAAGCCATACTTTGAAAGACTGAATacgcttttaaaagaaaag GGCCAGAGCGCATGCGCATGGGAGGTTGTGAGGAAGGAAGTTCGTCACAGCTTGGAGAAGCTCCAACAGTTtttggaaagaagaaagaaacagtga
- the LOC133114914 gene encoding interferon alpha-4-like, with amino-acid sequence MTPENSAWLCALLCVSQVLSAPINCRLDGTRIQTCHNLLKDMGGTFPGECINENVLITFPGSAFASNGTAEQNDSVRTAVYQTLHSINSLFENHDLPTEWDESKLNNFQNIINGLVEKNKCVGRSKPESDGSDHTDVSARTATLRNYFERLAAVLQEKNSFCAWEVVRKELVRTLLFILEKKSDSLLWPKRT; translated from the exons ATGACACCCGAGAACAGCGCCTGGCTGtgcgccctgctctgtgtgtcacagGTTTTGAGTGCGCCGATAAATTGTCGTCTGGATGGAACCCGAATTCAGACCTGCCACAATCTTCTAAAAGACatg GGGGGCACTTTCCCAGGAGAATGCATCAATGAGAATGTCCTCATAACTTTTCCAGGGTCCGCTTTTGCGTCCAATGGAACCGCTGAG CAGAACGACAGCGTCCGGACTGCCGTTTATCAAACTCTGCACAGCATCAACTCCCTGTTTGAAAACCACGACTTACCGACGGAGTGGGATGAATCTAAATTAAACAACTTCCAAAATATCATCAACGGCctggttgaaaaaaacaaatgt GTGGGACGAAGCAAGCCAGAGAGTGACGGTTCTGACCACACCGACGTCTCTGCCAGAACTGCGACACTCAGAAATTATTTTGAGAGACTGGCAGCGGTTTTACAAGAGAAG aacTCTTTCTGCGCGTGGGAAGTCGTGCGGAAGGAGCTTGTCCGCACCTTGCTTTTCATCCTCGAAAAAAAGTCAGACAGCTTGCTTTGGCCGAAAAGAACATGA
- the LOC133115376 gene encoding interferon a3-like has protein sequence MCMLKFWSICAVLLFLDHSLSLQCKWTQYKLGKLNAECIQLLTDMGGSFPAECLKENVKLMFPEGAYDTTSEPQNSDVASVAYDALRDVEKIFYNDLSSTTWDAEKLELLKNLLSRQTENLEQCVGSKITSSGDGTRPSDDNGRLKSYFERLNTLLKEKGQSACAWEVVRKEVRHSLEKLQQFLERRKKQ, from the exons atgtgtatgCTGAAGTTCTGGAGCATCTGCGCGGTTCTGCTCTTCTTGgaccactccctctcactgcaATGCAAATGGACGCAGTATAAACTGGGGAAACTAAATGCAGAATGCATTCAGCTTCTGACCGACATG GGCGGAAGTTTTCCAGCCGAGTGCCTGAAAGAAAACGTCAAACTCATGTTTCCAGAGGGTGCCTACGACACCACGAGCGAGCCTCAG aatTCTGATGTTGCATCAGTAGCATATGATGCTCTGAGAGACGTGGAAAAGATCTTCTACAATGACCTGTCTTCCACAACTTGGGATGCTGAAAAGCTTGAGCTCTTGAAAAATCTGCTGTCCCGTCAAACTGAAAACTTGGAGCAATGC GTTGGAAGCAAGATTACATCCTCCGGGGATGGAACGCGTCCCTCAGACGACAACGGGAGGCTGAAGTCATACTTTGAAAGGCTGAATacgcttttaaaagaaaag GGCCAGAGCGCATGCGCATGGGAGGTTGTGAGGAAGGAAGTTCGTCACAGCTTGGAGAAGCTCCAACAGTTtttggaaagaagaaagaaacagtga
- the LOC133115378 gene encoding interferon a3-like, which translates to MCMLKFWSICAVLLFLDHSLSLQCKWTQYKLGKLNAECIQLLTDMGGSFPAECLKENVKLMFPEGAYDTTSEPQNSDAASVAYDALRDVEKIFYNDLSSTTWDPEKLELLKNLLSRQTENLEQCVGSKMTSTGDGTRPSDDNGRLKPYFERLNTLLKEKSQSACAWEVVRKEVRHSLEKLQQFLERRKKQ; encoded by the exons atgtgtatgCTGAAGTTCTGGAGCATCTGCGCGGTTCTGCTCTTCTTGgaccactccctctcactgcaATGCAAATGGACGCAGTATAAACTGGGGAAACTAAATGCAGAATGCATTCAGCTTCTGACCGACATG GGCGGAAGTTTTCCAGCCGAGTGCCTGAAAGAAAACGTCAAACTCATGTTTCCAGAGGGTGCCTACGACACCACGAGCGAGCCTCAG aatTCTGATGCTGCATCAGTAGCATATGATGCTCTGAGAGACGTGGAAAAGATCTTCTACAATGACCTGTCTTCCACAACTTGGGATCCTGAAAAGCTTGAGCTCTTGAAAAATCTGCTGTCCCGTCAAACTGAAAACTTGGAGCAATGC GTTGGAAGCAAGATGACATCCACCGGGGATGGAACGCGTCCCTCAGACGACAACGGGAGGCTGAAGCCATACTTTGAAAGACTGAATacgcttttaaaagaaaag AGCCAGAGCGCATGCGCATGGGAGGTTGTGAGGAAGGAAGTTCGTCACAGCTTGGAGAAGCTCCAACAGTTtttggaaagaagaaagaaacagtga
- the LOC133114915 gene encoding interferon alpha-4-like, with product MTPENIACLCALLCVSQVLSAPINCRLDGTRIQTCHNLLKDMGGTFPGECINENVLITFPGSAFASNGTAEQNDSVRTAVYQTLHSINSLFENHDLPTEWDESKLNNFQNIINGLVEKNKCVGRSKPESDGSDHTDVSARTATLRDYFERLAAVLQEKNSFCAWEVVRKELVRTLLFILEQKSDSLLWPK from the exons ATGACACCCGAGAACATCGCCTGCCTGtgcgccctgctctgtgtgtcacagGTTTTGAGTGCGCCGATAAATTGTCGTCTGGATGGAACCCGAATTCAGACCTGCCACAATCTTCTAAAAGACatg GGGGGCACTTTCCCAGGAGAATGCATCAATGAGAATGTCCTCATAACTTTTCCAGGGTCCGCTTTTGCGTCCAATGGAACCGCTGAG CAGAACGACAGCGTCCGGACTGCCGTTTATCAAACTCTGCACAGCATCAACTCCCTGTTTGAAAACCACGACTTACCGACGGAGTGGGATGAATCTAAGTTAAACAACTTCCAAAATATCATCAACGGCctggttgaaaaaaacaaatgt GTGGGACGAAGCAAGCCAGAGAGTGACGGTTCTGACCACACCGACGTCTCTGCCAGAACTGCGACACTCAGAGATTATTTTGAGAGACTGGCAGCGGTTTTACAAGAGAAG aacTCTTTCTGCGCGTGGGAAGTCGTGCGGAAGGAGCTTGTCCGCACCCTGCTTTTCATCCTCGAACAAAAGTCAGACAGCTTGCTTTGGCCGAAATGA